The Rhizobium leguminosarum region CGTCGTCATCCTTGCCGTGCTCTATTCGACCTTCACCAATCCGCGCTGGGGTTGGGACGTCTTTGCCGGATGGTTCTTCGCCGAGCCGGTACTCGTCGGCCTCGGCAGGACCTTGCTGCTGACCGTGCTTGCGGCGATATCAGGTTCCATTCTCGGAACGGCTCTGGCGCTTGCCCGCGTCTCCAGGTCGCCGCTACTATCCGGCCTTTCCTGGGGCTATATCTGGCTGCTGCGCTCGATCCCCATGATCGTGCTGCTGCTGATATTGAACAATCTCGGCTATCTCTACGAGACGATCAAAATCGGCATCCCCTTCACCGGCACGGTCTTCATCGACTACCCCACGGTGCAGCTGCTGACGCCCTTTGCCGCCGCCTTCCTCGGCCTCACGCTCAACCAGTCGGCCTTCTTCGCCGAGATCGTCCGCGGCGGCATTCTTTCGGTGGATCACGGTCAGCTGGAGGCCGCAGCCGCACTCGGCTTGCCGCGCCGCCGCCAAGCCTTCCGCATCGTACTGCCGCAGGCCATGCGCTCGATCCTGCCGACTGGCTTCAACGAACTGATCGGATTGGCCAAGAGCACATCCATGGTCTACGTGCTGGCGCTGCCCGAACTCTTCTACACGGTGCAGGTGATTTATCGCCGCAATCTCGAAGTCATTCCGCTGCTGATGGTCGCGACCGTCTGGTATCTGATTATCATGACCGTGCTGTCGATTGCTCAGCACTATATCGAGCGCTACTTCTCCAAGGGTGCCGTGCGCAATCCGACACCGCTGCCCTTTCAGGCATTGTTCGAGCGCTTCCGCCGTCCGCTGCCTGTCCTCGATACGGCGACCGATGCCGTGCGCAAGGTCGGCTTCCGGGACACGGCGGTCCTGCGGGCAGCAGGCGGCGCGGTGCGCATCCAGGCTATCTCGAAGAGTTTCGGCACTTTGAAGGTGCTCGATAATGTCGATCTCAGCTTGCCGGCCGGCAGCGTGACCGCCATCCTTGGCCCATCCGGCTCCGGCAAGTCGACCCTTCTGCGGGCCATCAACCATCTCGAGCGTGTCGACGCGGGTTTCATTTCCGTCGATGGCGATTTTGTCGGCTACAGCAGGAAGGGCGACACGCTCTACGAACTCAAGGAAAAAGAGATTCTCAAACGCCGCGCCGATATCGGCATGGTCTTCCAGAGCTTCAATCTCTTCCCGCATCTGACCGTGCTCGAAAACCTTATCGAGGCACCGATCCAGGTTCGCGGCGTCGGCCGCGAGGAAGCCGTGGAGCTGGCGCAGGAGCTGCTGGCCCGCATCGGCCTCAGCGACAAGATCAACGCCTATCCACGCCAACTTTCCGGCGGGCAGCAGCAGCGTGTGGCGATCGCCCGTGCGCTGGCGCTCCGTCCCAAGGTGCTGCTGTTCGATGAGCCGACTTCCGCACTCGATCCGGAACTGGTCGGCGAGGTGCTCGACGTCATCAAGGAACTCGCCCGCACCGGCACGACACTCGTCATCGTCACCCATGAGGTCGGCTTTGCCCGCGAAGTCGCCGACACTGTCGTCTTCATGGAAAGCGGCCGCATTCTGGAGGCCGGTCCGCCGGCCCGGATCTTCGCGCAAGCGGAGC contains the following coding sequences:
- a CDS encoding amino acid ABC transporter permease/ATP-binding protein codes for the protein MALTTDFAGIASGSRTVESKPDHSRYRIVPARHPGRLAGTIFAAVVILAVLYSTFTNPRWGWDVFAGWFFAEPVLVGLGRTLLLTVLAAISGSILGTALALARVSRSPLLSGLSWGYIWLLRSIPMIVLLLILNNLGYLYETIKIGIPFTGTVFIDYPTVQLLTPFAAAFLGLTLNQSAFFAEIVRGGILSVDHGQLEAAAALGLPRRRQAFRIVLPQAMRSILPTGFNELIGLAKSTSMVYVLALPELFYTVQVIYRRNLEVIPLLMVATVWYLIIMTVLSIAQHYIERYFSKGAVRNPTPLPFQALFERFRRPLPVLDTATDAVRKVGFRDTAVLRAAGGAVRIQAISKSFGTLKVLDNVDLSLPAGSVTAILGPSGSGKSTLLRAINHLERVDAGFISVDGDFVGYSRKGDTLYELKEKEILKRRADIGMVFQSFNLFPHLTVLENLIEAPIQVRGVGREEAVELAQELLARIGLSDKINAYPRQLSGGQQQRVAIARALALRPKVLLFDEPTSALDPELVGEVLDVIKELARTGTTLVIVTHEVGFAREVADTVVFMESGRILEAGPPARIFAQAEHPRTREFLAKVL